One genomic window of Nitrososphaera sp. includes the following:
- a CDS encoding Clp1/GlmU family protein: MNSGGRVRLVKGPAVVRVSGRCSVLGCDLSDSEVRIRQGKILPFELEGRTRLDVTLGAGAKAWSASPFSAGTRMWRAVVKNIVEHAGAKEGLKVLVLGDSNAGKSTFCLYLANRCISAGMKPCIVDSDIGQSDLGPPGVVTFAAPAGPATDLRDAVLRCRKFRFIGSISPPGFEHQIIGATRDILESEQRAYDIFIVNTDGYIAKQGAQYKLRMARELLPDVLVCLGAAGQALCRAYRGRSKIMRARSSRFAVKSPQERTARRNEQFANFLGQDRILIFPTSKIRLVYRDGVPTKDEVESLLAAPGLLFVGLALGGILAGFGAASIAGTGLIGIQTGYPGAFDKVLLSDITLSLDYDSDGQSARDRRP; encoded by the coding sequence ATGAATTCAGGCGGCCGAGTCAGACTTGTCAAGGGCCCTGCAGTGGTCCGCGTGTCCGGCCGCTGTTCGGTCCTTGGCTGCGACCTGTCTGACAGTGAGGTCCGCATACGGCAGGGAAAAATCCTTCCCTTTGAATTGGAAGGGCGCACTCGGCTTGACGTAACACTAGGCGCGGGAGCAAAGGCCTGGTCCGCCAGCCCATTTTCCGCGGGGACAAGGATGTGGCGCGCCGTCGTCAAGAATATAGTTGAGCATGCAGGCGCAAAGGAGGGTCTCAAGGTGCTTGTGCTAGGCGACTCCAACGCCGGCAAGTCGACCTTCTGCCTTTACCTGGCAAACCGCTGCATCTCGGCTGGTATGAAGCCGTGCATAGTTGACTCTGACATAGGGCAGTCCGATCTGGGGCCGCCGGGAGTGGTGACCTTCGCGGCACCTGCCGGCCCTGCCACAGACCTTAGAGACGCAGTGCTTCGGTGCAGGAAGTTTCGATTTATAGGCAGCATATCGCCTCCGGGGTTTGAGCATCAGATCATTGGTGCGACAAGAGACATTTTAGAATCGGAGCAGCGGGCGTATGACATCTTCATTGTAAATACCGATGGCTATATTGCGAAGCAGGGCGCACAGTACAAGCTGCGGATGGCAAGGGAGCTGTTGCCTGACGTCCTAGTCTGCCTTGGAGCAGCAGGACAGGCCTTGTGCCGCGCGTACCGGGGACGCTCCAAAATCATGAGGGCAAGATCTAGCCGCTTTGCAGTCAAGTCGCCGCAGGAGAGGACTGCCCGGAGAAACGAGCAATTCGCAAATTTTCTCGGACAGGATAGAATCCTGATATTTCCGACCAGCAAAATCCGGCTCGTTTACCGGGATGGTGTGCCTACAAAGGACGAAGTCGAATCACTGCTCGCCGCTCCGGGGCTTCTTTTCGTAGGGCTTGCCCTTGGCGGAATTCTGGCCGGCTTTGGCGCAGCTTCTATTGCAGGGACGGGGCTGATAGGAATACAGACCGGATATCCCGGGGCATTTGATAAAGTACTGCTAAGCGACATTACCCTTTCTTTGGATTATGACTCTGACGGACAATCAGCGCGGGATCGGAGACCTTGA
- a CDS encoding 7-cyano-7-deazaguanine synthase, with translation MQLGRDGEIPLVGNGSAQAALVLLSGGLDSATCLYWARQHYGEVHAITFDYAGRLEKEKQATGLLAKAARVSKFTKIDLPFLKEMSEFEVAERQDPLRDSRWSSYIPARNMIFYSIAAFHAEALGINAIVGGHNAHDSAFFKDSSPDFFEHLNNLLERGCLSCNGKTYKIILPLAELTRQQIIRLAMQLGVPIDLTWSCHEDDEVPCGRCYACKQRAEAFDALKVSDPALIVRQSHNPKKG, from the coding sequence ATGCAATTAGGCCGCGATGGCGAGATCCCGCTCGTGGGCAATGGCAGCGCGCAAGCCGCCCTCGTGCTGCTTTCTGGCGGCCTGGACTCTGCTACGTGCCTCTACTGGGCAAGGCAGCACTATGGCGAAGTGCATGCCATTACGTTTGATTATGCGGGGAGGCTGGAGAAAGAAAAGCAGGCAACGGGGCTCTTGGCAAAGGCCGCCCGGGTCTCCAAATTCACTAAAATCGACCTGCCATTTCTCAAGGAAATGTCCGAATTTGAAGTCGCAGAAAGACAGGATCCGCTGCGTGATTCGCGCTGGTCCTCCTATATCCCTGCAAGAAACATGATTTTTTACTCGATCGCAGCCTTTCATGCGGAGGCGCTGGGGATAAATGCGATCGTCGGGGGGCACAACGCTCACGACTCGGCATTCTTCAAGGATTCTTCGCCGGACTTTTTTGAGCACCTTAACAACCTGCTTGAGCGTGGATGCCTTTCTTGCAACGGCAAGACATACAAGATAATCCTGCCCCTCGCAGAATTGACAAGGCAGCAGATAATCAGGCTTGCAATGCAGCTGGGCGTACCCATAGACCTTACGTGGAGCTGCCACGAAGACGACGAAGTTCCCTGCGGCAGGTGCTACGCTTGCAAGCAGAGGGCAGAAGCGTTTGACGCGCTCAAGGTCTCCGATCCCGCGCTGATTGTCCGTCAGAGTCATAATCCAAAGAAAGGGTAA
- a CDS encoding 6-carboxytetrahydropterin synthase has translation MPQERVVLDSDRRYIDSQGNLLRSRTEHSVAKMLSFLGLSYKYNQEVLLKDGSRLRLDFRVGDRFIEVVEGDEDVRKVERVKADSPELAVVGIGHPKFAATVKEINSFFVLGDPDREHTGSIFIEDPSLAFDYAHILPLVEKCSVLHGHTSTVMVELIGVMKDNLVIDFGEAKRVIKETLNEIDHKFFINRKYLHKEDTLHYYVSFEGPRGYFSLQLPKTTTYMLGGEATVENLSLEIIRLLAPKMPKNIEAIGVYIYEGVNKGAHIIAGVQKG, from the coding sequence ATGCCACAAGAAAGGGTCGTCCTTGACTCTGACCGCAGGTATATCGATTCTCAAGGCAATCTGCTGAGGAGCCGGACAGAGCACAGCGTTGCAAAGATGCTCTCATTTCTCGGGCTTAGCTACAAGTACAATCAGGAGGTCCTGCTCAAGGACGGCAGTCGCCTAAGGCTTGACTTTCGAGTTGGTGACAGGTTTATCGAGGTGGTAGAGGGCGACGAGGATGTCCGCAAGGTGGAACGCGTAAAGGCAGACAGTCCAGAACTTGCGGTTGTCGGAATCGGGCACCCAAAATTCGCAGCAACCGTGAAGGAAATAAATTCATTCTTTGTCCTGGGAGATCCAGACCGCGAGCACACCGGCTCCATATTTATCGAAGACCCGTCTCTTGCCTTTGATTACGCTCACATACTCCCGCTGGTTGAAAAGTGCTCGGTACTCCATGGCCACACCTCGACTGTGATGGTCGAGCTGATAGGCGTCATGAAAGACAACCTAGTCATAGATTTCGGAGAGGCCAAGCGCGTGATTAAAGAGACTCTTAATGAAATCGACCACAAGTTCTTTATCAACCGCAAGTACCTGCACAAAGAGGACACTCTCCACTATTACGTTTCCTTTGAGGGGCCGCGCGGATACTTTAGCCTGCAGCTGCCCAAGACCACGACATACATGCTTGGCGGAGAGGCGACGGTCGAGAACCTGTCGCTTGAGATAATCAGGCTGCTAGCCCCCAAGATGCCAAAGAACATCGAGGCAATCGGCGTTTACATTTACGAGGGCGTGAACAAGGGCGCTCATATCATAGCAGGGGTCCAGAAAGGCTAG
- a CDS encoding asparagine synthase-related protein has protein sequence MSCALAETMPEKTVGVAFSGGVDSSLLAVLCGRAGKDVTLLTVGFEGSHDLGFSTQISRTLKISHKTATLSDQEFQQDIAAVKALISCRNTSHVENCIAFRSIVRLARQNKLDIVLSANGLDELFCGYNGYRLVYGRGEGAIMELMQEKIANELELVREITRTTKEYEVSVRQPFLSDSFIQYSKKIPLADKITGEDDMMRKHAIRRAALELGVAAESALKRKKALQYGSLIDKRYKTELKKAWR, from the coding sequence CTGTCATGCGCGCTCGCAGAAACCATGCCTGAAAAGACCGTGGGAGTCGCGTTCTCGGGCGGCGTTGACAGCTCGCTTCTTGCGGTACTTTGCGGCCGAGCAGGAAAGGACGTAACCCTTCTTACCGTGGGCTTTGAGGGCTCGCACGACCTCGGGTTCTCAACGCAAATCTCCCGCACACTGAAAATCAGCCACAAGACCGCGACGCTGAGCGATCAGGAATTTCAGCAAGACATTGCTGCCGTAAAGGCGCTAATTAGCTGCAGAAACACGTCGCATGTTGAGAACTGCATCGCCTTTCGCTCAATTGTCCGGCTGGCGCGCCAGAACAAGCTGGATATAGTGCTGAGCGCCAACGGCCTCGATGAACTGTTTTGCGGGTACAATGGATACAGACTCGTGTATGGCAGAGGCGAGGGGGCGATTATGGAGCTCATGCAGGAAAAGATAGCAAACGAGCTAGAACTTGTGCGCGAGATTACGCGGACCACCAAGGAGTACGAGGTGTCTGTGCGCCAGCCATTTCTGTCTGACAGTTTTATACAGTACTCAAAGAAAATCCCCCTTGCCGACAAGATTACCGGAGAGGACGACATGATGCGAAAGCATGCCATACGCAGGGCCGCCCTGGAACTGGGCGTAGCGGCCGAATCTGCACTGAAGAGAAAAAAGGCCCTGCAGTACGGTTCGCTTATTGACAAGCGATACAAAACGGAACTAAAAAAAGCATGGCGTTAG
- a CDS encoding type II secretion system F family protein produces the protein MWRPQPGPGKKAADGKNSSGLGALNFFAKKTGQKKKPSNKKAADGKLDRELPYVITLITIMAASGISPFGSFTKLASYKLLPNIMVEARKVIAQVHILGEDPLTAMEKRANNSNSRQYRDLLLGYVSTVRNGGDIASFLQSKMKSIFEYEVSIAKQSVAKIGGLVDAYMIMQVIGLSMYVVVVALGSIGSVSIMPASFSSPIFTYLLIFVLLPGISFAILYVMDKTVSSSLVGARKVLLRGIIYSVGAIVGFAAITMSGLLEKVIDPVYGFSIFAIAASAWPAYQGMKLEKNMRGMESDLPSYLRDVAESRKAGLSPEKCIVYASERIRNPAFHFVVKAFANQLEWGVPLRKIYSNLSANIKSFSALIHFRILMEAIESGGGYTTSLEILAQSSESSFNVEREKDAMLKPYFVIGFLVTALSAFTTLMVAQTFTEISKGILNAPGSPATVEAPHVPGTLTSTQLLAIGITSQSWMTGFLVGKISSGSFATGFKYAIILMGIATLAIVMTLELHLSPASFLNTNAAQSPAGGSIFG, from the coding sequence ATGTGGCGGCCACAACCAGGTCCAGGAAAAAAGGCAGCCGATGGCAAGAATAGCTCGGGTCTTGGCGCGCTCAATTTTTTCGCAAAAAAGACCGGCCAGAAGAAGAAGCCATCCAACAAAAAGGCAGCCGATGGCAAGCTTGACCGGGAATTGCCGTATGTAATTACGCTCATTACGATAATGGCCGCAAGCGGCATTAGCCCCTTTGGCAGCTTTACAAAACTCGCAAGCTACAAGCTGCTCCCAAACATCATGGTAGAGGCGCGCAAGGTTATCGCCCAGGTGCACATTCTGGGAGAAGACCCACTTACGGCGATGGAAAAGCGCGCAAACAACTCGAACTCACGGCAGTACAGGGACTTGCTTCTTGGCTACGTTTCTACGGTTCGAAACGGAGGAGACATTGCCAGCTTTTTGCAGAGCAAAATGAAATCAATATTCGAGTACGAAGTGTCCATCGCCAAGCAGTCGGTGGCGAAGATTGGAGGCCTCGTGGATGCATACATGATAATGCAGGTAATCGGCCTCAGCATGTACGTTGTGGTCGTGGCCCTCGGTTCCATTGGCTCGGTCAGCATCATGCCGGCATCGTTTTCATCGCCAATTTTCACCTATCTTCTGATCTTTGTACTCTTGCCGGGCATCTCCTTTGCAATACTTTACGTCATGGACAAGACGGTCTCAAGTTCGCTCGTCGGGGCCCGCAAGGTTCTGCTCAGGGGGATAATCTACTCGGTTGGCGCCATCGTGGGCTTTGCGGCAATTACGATGTCCGGGCTTCTGGAAAAAGTAATTGACCCGGTCTATGGCTTTTCAATTTTCGCAATCGCCGCATCCGCATGGCCGGCTTACCAGGGAATGAAGCTTGAAAAGAACATGCGCGGTATGGAGTCGGACCTTCCAAGCTACCTCCGCGATGTCGCCGAGTCGAGAAAGGCAGGCCTTTCGCCGGAAAAGTGCATAGTGTATGCATCTGAGAGAATCAGAAACCCTGCATTCCATTTCGTTGTAAAGGCTTTTGCAAACCAGCTGGAGTGGGGTGTGCCGCTTCGCAAAATATACTCTAACCTATCGGCAAACATCAAGTCGTTTTCAGCCCTGATTCACTTCCGCATCCTGATGGAAGCAATCGAAAGCGGTGGCGGCTATACGACTTCGCTTGAAATACTGGCACAGTCAAGCGAGTCATCGTTTAACGTAGAGAGGGAAAAGGACGCCATGCTCAAGCCATACTTTGTAATTGGATTTCTCGTTACCGCGCTGAGTGCCTTTACAACGCTGATGGTCGCACAGACATTTACAGAAATTAGCAAGGGCATCCTCAACGCCCCCGGCTCGCCGGCTACTGTGGAGGCCCCGCACGTGCCAGGAACTCTAACTTCAACGCAGCTGCTTGCTATCGGCATCACTTCGCAGTCATGGATGACCGGCTTTCTTGTAGGCAAGATATCAAGCGGCTCTTTTGCAACCGGCTTCAAGTACGCCATTATTCTTATGGGAATCGCGACATTGGCCATTGTCATGACACTCGAGTTACACCTTAGCCCGGCGTCGTTCTTGAACACTAATGCCGCGCAGTCGCCTGCCGGCGGCTCAATCTTTGGGTGA
- a CDS encoding type II/IV secretion system ATPase subunit yields the protein MTAILNLGSKFKIKNTAKPVTEKDKLELDNNEAAINAIKDIDFGETAFDSRLEKVANYLDQVSRKEWSGSKIPDGYKSIQRYSLVPPFCYVNVLQNEEYSDVIYSVDELPMNNEEVKIYHSIKELLEKEIDSPRMLENVELSFSSEVSRLLKSHFPATKEEAVLLEKVKYYLRRDIVGFGLIDPLFHDPFIEDITCGGAGKPIFVYHRRYEGLRTNVTFADAEFLDSFVMKMVHRAGKHVSAAHPIVDASLPGNHRLAALYKKEVTTMGSSFTIRKFREDPITIVDLINSDALDIDMAAYLWLLLDNKKSLIIIGSTGGGKTTILNAVTALINPSYKIFSVEDVAEINIAHENWFSLVSRASFGLESQGEIGLFDLLKSGMRHRPDYLLVGEIRGEEAYVLFQALATGHGGMATMHADDSEAAVRRLLQKPMDIPPAYVPLMNCIITVKRVKVNTGKSYVMTRRVTEVTEVLSSDSLNPVFSWDPQYDGYLDNLARSKHLPRVVEDVGISMEDVISSLAERKQILTWLINRGIRDFRSISKIIGMFNQDPQRLLEKVESS from the coding sequence ATGACCGCAATTCTTAACCTCGGTTCAAAGTTCAAGATAAAAAATACTGCCAAACCGGTGACGGAAAAGGACAAGCTCGAATTAGACAACAACGAAGCGGCCATCAACGCGATAAAGGATATTGATTTTGGCGAAACGGCATTTGACAGCCGCCTTGAAAAGGTGGCAAATTACCTCGACCAGGTCTCAAGGAAGGAATGGTCTGGGAGCAAGATTCCCGACGGATACAAGAGCATCCAGCGTTACTCCCTTGTTCCGCCTTTTTGCTACGTCAACGTTTTGCAGAATGAAGAGTATTCCGATGTAATCTACAGCGTCGACGAACTCCCCATGAATAACGAGGAGGTAAAAATCTACCACAGCATCAAGGAGCTTTTGGAAAAAGAGATAGATTCTCCTAGGATGCTTGAAAACGTCGAGCTCAGCTTCAGCTCGGAAGTTTCGCGGTTGTTAAAATCCCATTTTCCTGCGACAAAGGAAGAAGCAGTGCTTCTTGAGAAGGTAAAGTACTACCTTCGCCGCGACATTGTGGGCTTTGGTCTAATCGACCCTCTCTTTCACGACCCGTTTATCGAAGACATTACATGCGGTGGTGCAGGCAAGCCAATCTTTGTTTACCACAGGCGGTACGAGGGCCTGCGCACAAACGTCACTTTTGCTGACGCCGAGTTTCTGGATAGTTTCGTAATGAAGATGGTACACCGCGCGGGCAAGCACGTCAGCGCAGCACATCCAATAGTGGACGCATCGCTCCCTGGAAACCATCGTCTCGCCGCGCTGTACAAGAAAGAGGTAACTACCATGGGAAGCAGTTTTACAATCAGAAAATTCAGGGAGGATCCCATTACCATTGTAGATCTCATAAACTCTGACGCGCTTGACATCGATATGGCGGCCTACCTCTGGCTTTTGCTTGACAACAAAAAGTCGCTCATAATCATAGGGTCAACAGGAGGAGGCAAGACGACTATCCTAAACGCCGTGACGGCGCTAATCAACCCGTCATACAAGATCTTCTCCGTAGAGGACGTTGCTGAAATCAATATCGCCCATGAGAACTGGTTCAGCCTTGTTTCCCGTGCGAGCTTTGGTCTTGAAAGCCAAGGCGAGATTGGACTTTTCGATCTATTGAAATCCGGAATGAGGCACAGGCCTGACTACCTTCTTGTCGGTGAGATCAGAGGCGAGGAGGCCTATGTGCTGTTTCAGGCTCTTGCAACCGGTCACGGTGGCATGGCTACAATGCACGCGGATGACTCGGAGGCCGCGGTCAGGAGGCTTTTGCAAAAGCCTATGGACATTCCGCCCGCATACGTTCCGCTAATGAACTGCATCATTACAGTCAAGAGAGTCAAGGTCAACACAGGCAAGTCCTATGTGATGACAAGACGCGTCACTGAAGTCACCGAAGTGCTGTCCTCAGACAGCCTGAACCCGGTTTTCTCGTGGGACCCGCAGTACGACGGATACCTTGACAACCTGGCGCGGAGCAAGCACCTGCCTCGCGTGGTAGAGGACGTAGGCATCTCGATGGAAGATGTCATCAGCAGCCTTGCCGAAAGAAAACAGATTCTAACATGGCTGATAAACAGGGGAATTCGCGACTTTAGAAGCATCAGCAAGATAATCGGGATGTTCAACCAGGATCCCCAGAGGCTTCTGGAAAAGGTGGAGAGCTCATAG
- a CDS encoding AAA family ATPase, whose translation MDYHYSTSGKGAKGANKITTRLRAYYPQGKVSLQLSRLKFYESPLRKKYKVEKYNLAPNYVFPEGVSGLIPSNTPPYVDQGDNYVEKIMRALYHFKQCALIGPSGTGKTHIVYVAAELAGLPLWEINCGLQTSSFDLFGRYIGLGKENWVDGQIISWCRNGGLLYLDEANMMRQDVATRLNPLLDTRGHIVLNEKDNEIITRHPLSYVIISMNPFSVEFAGTKPLNAAFRRRMSVWINFDYLSVGTKINEEEAQLLVEKAGLSRELALKMVRAAGHLRQSYKKGEIPYAPSVGDLVNWALLISDGLDVIHAAEQTIISTTSDDSTTQETVRRMIIAAISGDNQTFSKPAVQAREPEFEFGSAEAPF comes from the coding sequence ATGGATTATCATTACTCAACTTCCGGTAAGGGAGCAAAAGGTGCAAATAAAATCACCACCCGGCTGCGCGCATATTATCCTCAAGGCAAGGTCTCGCTCCAGTTATCACGTCTTAAATTCTATGAATCCCCTTTACGAAAAAAGTACAAAGTCGAAAAGTACAACCTTGCGCCCAACTACGTCTTTCCGGAGGGCGTCAGCGGGCTAATCCCGTCAAACACTCCTCCATACGTAGACCAGGGAGACAACTATGTCGAGAAGATAATGCGGGCACTTTATCACTTCAAGCAGTGCGCGCTTATTGGCCCCAGCGGAACCGGAAAAACGCACATTGTATACGTAGCAGCTGAACTTGCGGGACTGCCCCTGTGGGAAATTAACTGCGGTCTACAAACCTCATCGTTCGACCTGTTTGGCAGGTACATCGGGCTGGGAAAGGAAAACTGGGTGGATGGACAGATCATCTCTTGGTGCAGAAATGGCGGCTTGCTCTACCTGGACGAGGCAAACATGATGCGGCAGGACGTTGCAACCCGGCTTAACCCGCTGCTTGATACAAGAGGCCACATAGTACTCAACGAAAAGGATAACGAAATAATCACACGGCATCCCCTCAGCTACGTGATAATCTCCATGAACCCATTTTCGGTAGAATTCGCCGGAACCAAGCCTCTCAACGCGGCATTCAGGAGAAGAATGAGCGTATGGATCAATTTTGACTACCTTAGCGTGGGCACAAAGATAAATGAAGAAGAGGCGCAGCTGCTGGTAGAGAAGGCTGGTCTCAGCAGAGAACTTGCGCTGAAAATGGTCAGGGCAGCGGGTCATCTCAGGCAGAGTTACAAGAAAGGCGAGATCCCTTACGCGCCCTCGGTGGGCGACCTTGTGAACTGGGCACTGCTCATCTCAGATGGGCTCGACGTGATTCACGCCGCAGAGCAAACCATAATCTCGACCACAAGCGACGATTCGACAACACAGGAAACTGTTAGACGAATGATAATTGCTGCAATTTCCGGAGACAACCAGACATTTTCAAAACCTGCCGTGCAAGCCCGGGAACCGGAGTTTGAGTTTGGCAGTGCTGAAGCACCCTTCTGA